The DNA segment CCTGCAATAAACTATCATATAGAGTAGAGGTAATAAactaatttaatgaataaaaaacATACAATAAATACATATACAAAAGTGAAAATAAACTAATGAGGATTCTATTCATAagagaaatcatcaaaatacacATCACAATTTTCAATATCATCTTCCTCGGAATCTATCATAATTTCTGGCTCGCTGTCGTCAGAAAGATCCATATcatatattttttcataaacAACATTTACATATACAGGCACATCTGAAGTTGTTATAAATTTACTATCAATCGAATGATCTCCAACTTTTTCATTTTAAAATGCATCCACTAGATTAATGGTGTTGGAAGTCTCTTGATCAATGTAAGACCTCTCATTCAATTTAGACACAACTAGCCATTCATTTGAACCTCCACTAATGGTGGGATATGTTGCGTAAAAAACTTGAAGTGCTTGTACAGCAAAAATGAATGGCTCATAGACATTGAACCGTCTATTCTTGTTGACATATCCACAAGCTGGTAATTTTCATGCACTCTAGTACCTATCTTGGAGGTTGGGTCGAACCATGAGCATTTGAATAACACAGTCCGTTTGATGGGTAATGCTGGATATTCCAGTTCAATGATTTCCACCAAATTTCCATAGTAATCAACTTCACTGCTAGCATTACTTGAACCTTTGACACATACACCTTAATTCTTGGTTGATCTCATTGAACTAAGCTGCTCCGTGTGGAATCTAAATCCATTAACAATATAACCAGCATACGATTTCACTTTACTCAAAGGACCTAAAGCAAGATCTTTCATAATTTTGGACGTACGATACATTCGATTGCGGATCATTTGCCTAATAAACATTGATAAATAGTTTGTGAGTATCATTTCCAATAGTCACTCATTATCGAATCACTAAAACACTTACATATTGTTCAAACCACACAGCAAAATCAGTATGCAGTCTCTTTTCCAATTCCGATCCATCTATGTGTGGATTATGTACACGTATTTCTGCTTCAAACAACCTATCATAGAAATGCTCATTATTATAAACCATAAAAATGATACaaacaaataataattaaaattatcatTAACTTACTTTATAAATGGTTTGATCTCCTCACAATTAATTAGTATGTATGTCCTAGCAGCATCGTACTCTTCATCATCCAAACATCTAGAACGTGATGCTCCCATCGCATGTCCAGGatatttgaaaattgaaatcaTGGACTGGTCTATGCAAGAGTTTTCGGTACCATCATCGTTTCTTGGAAGTTTTCTATGTCTTGTTCTCAGACTATCATATTGAAATAATGTGCAAAAAATGAAGATGCTTCTTCAACCAAATATGCGTTACATATAGAACCCTCAACCTTATTCGTTTGATGAGAAATAAAAAGGAATATCGAAAATTCGAGTGGCTGAAGCTGAAGCAGCTACTTTCGAAGTAACAGAAAGAAAAGCAACGACTGGAGTGGGAGAGTCAGAGTCGAAAAGAGGATTCCTCACTTCTTTCTCTCATTCAAAACCGTGCATGAGACTTTCATCTCACACGGCTCCTAAGtgataaaagaaagaagaactcatcttctttcttttttgatTACCTTCCTCGCGTATGTATAAGACCGAATCCATTCGATTTCTAAAAAAGATTACTAATCCTTAACTTTTCGAGGAATCCTTCATCAGTGGTTGTGAATGACtgattttctcaatcttttcGACCTTGGTTCCGTAGGAGCAAGTCAGAAAGATTGTACATTATTTTTAAGCCTCCGTAGGAATATTTCAAATGGATACATCCATCTATATTGAACAGGGCCAACTATGCGTGTTTATAAGCCAGGTGGACCGCCAAGTAATCTCAAGTGTTAATTTTGTGAtacaaatttttatttgagttacacataacaaattattattttttatgctgAAAgtactattttttattataaatatgagtaaaATTGACCTATCTCACAGATAAATATCCTTATCAATTTAGAAAACAATACTCCCTCAGTCCCGATTACATTGTCCTATTTTGTTTTTTACACAGactaagaaaaatttattgggaaaacaaattttatataaacttcctattttaattatccctatttaatgtattaaaaaatgatcgCACAATTTttaaggtgtagttaataggggtatattagtaaaaaaatataaaaaaatattactaaatattgtatatgactatatatttgaaacaaaaaaaatatagataatATAATTGAGACGGAGGAAATATCTTTTTATCTTATATTCACATTGAAAAGGACAAAACAATTAACTTTAATATTAATCTTAAATTCTCATAAATTTCCGTAGTTAGCTTTTGGGTAGGacacattcaatattcaacatcaGTCTCACAGAATTACGTAATTAGTCTTTAATTAGGGGTAGGACTCGTTTAAATTTCGGAGTTTCTAATTCCTAGGAATTcatatatactatatatatatatatatatatcatcttCCTCATTAATTCTGGTATTAATTTTCGTTCACACATAACGTTCAGAAACCCATATGTAATTGATCCGAAGATGACTTCTCGTTTTTCATCCGAAAAATTTGGTGTAAGTAATCTCTGGAAAGGCCTGTTGATTTTGGGTGTAACCCTTTACTTCATCTCCATGTTCATAACCAATCAAAATCCTGCTGGTTGTCCATCGTCCGAATATTTATTGTCTTATTTCAAGCAAGAACCTCATGTAAAAAACGAAAAGCCTTTTGCACGGCCGCCTCTGGTTTCCAACAGCAGTACTACTTCTGATCAAGAAaagttaattaatattaatattgaaTCGCCAACAGGCTTGAAGCACATCGTATTCGGGCTTCTAGGGTCCGAAAACGCGTGGCACTGGAGAAAACCCTACATAGAATCATGGTGGAGGCCTAACATAACTCGAGGGTTTCTGTTTCTGGACAAACCCCCGACAGGAGAACTCCTACCTTGGTCGGAAGCCTCGCCGCCTTACAAAGTTTCCGACGATCTTACAACTTTCTTGGCCGAAACGAGAGCTCGTGCGCCTATCATGATTCGAATGGTTCACGGGATAATGGAAGTGTTGAGGGAAGTAGAGATCAAGAGTGATATTCATGGAGATGATCAGATCCGATGGGTCGTGATGGGGGACGATGATTCGATATTCTTCGTGGACAACCTAGTTGGTGTACTAGGTGAACACGATCATTCGAGGTATTACTACCTAGGGGGGCAGTCGGAGTTCGTAATGTCCAATTATTGGTTCCAATTTAACCAAGCATTTGGTGGTGCTGGGATTATTTTGAGTTACCCTTTGGCCAAAGCTCTTGCAAAAGATATGGAAAGTTGCTTGCGGAGATATGCACATTTGATTTCTGCTGATTTGATCACAATGGCTTGTGTCGGTGACATTGGGGTTAATCTTTCTCCCAATAAAGGGATTCACCaggtaattaattaaattaaatttgatatattgttataattatatttaactACCTAGCTAGACCTAGTCATGTCTTTCTGTATATATGCATGCCAGCTATATATCCGTGTTTATTCTTCGAGTTTATCTTTAACCTTAagttgttattttcaaattttgatatatttaatataCTACAAAGAAACGATTTGCAAGGCACAATCACGTGTACGTAGCTTGTCGGATATGTATATttgtattaaaataataaagtgTATTTCAAATAGTTAAGCCGCGCGCCTTAGAGATTTATTTTTgcataaatataattattaaatagtaCATCCATTAAGGAATTAAAAGTTGTTTGCTCTTAATTTTAGTCCCTTCTTATTATGTCGATTTGATTTGTATATAAAGGTTTGATCATTGATCATATAAAGGTTGTGACGAGATATATAAATAGACTTGGGAATACTACAATTTGATTAAATCgataatatattatatgttgtgacattacaattttttttttattttttaaaaaaattgcagATTGATTTACGTGGTGATTTATCTGGTTTCTTATCATCCCACCCCAAATTTCCAATAATCTCCCTTCATCATTTGGACCATGTTGATCCCATATTCCCCAACAAGGACCGCTTCGAATCCACGCGCCACCTCATGAAGGCGGCGGATACCGACCAGTCCCGTCTCGTACAGCAAACCATATGCTACGACAGGAACAAGGAGTGGTCATTCTCCGTTGCTTGGGGATATTCTGCACAAATATACGAGAGAATCATGCCTCGAAGTTACATACAAAACCCCCTCGAAACCTTTAGGCCATGGCACGGCGATCCGCGGCCGCCGCCGTTGTATATGTTCAACACCAGGTTGCCTTCCAATGATCCTTGTGAAACTCCTCATGCTTTCTTCATGCAGGACGTGAACAAGAGCCCTTCCGGGACTCGGACTGTGTATTCACGCGCCGGGCCTCGTGGGCTCGGGCCTTGCGGGTTGACCGGCAATCGTTCCGCCGATTATGTCACCGAGATTCATGTCTTGTCTCCGGCGACCAAGCGGCCTCAGGTATAATATAGATTAATGTCACAATcgaatttttatgatatatattgaaataatttttacatTTTTTGGTCGTTCTCATTACCATCGTCATCAtcttgattaatttttttaaaatttcactatCCTACTAAATTTAGAACTATGGTCAATAGCAAATGAATTAGTCTTCTACGCTATGTTCTTTTGAATTTTAGTCCTTCAAAATTAGATCTAATTATTTTAGTAAGctaaaaaaagaagaataaagaaAATAGCATAACCAAATATTATcacaagttttattttttatcagaTGCAACGAATCATATATCCTACTTAATTtagtccttttttttttttttttattccacTAATATTAATCAcatttttgtattttgtttGATGTTTCAGATGGATCGATGTGAATGCTGCGATATCATTGGTGTACAAGGCACGAAAGCTGAGCTCAAATTTAGGGAATGCATGATTGACGAAGTTATTGCGTGATggatcaaaatattaatttttttttcaaatgtcTTTAGGagtagatttgatttgatatagaacggatttgaaaatttgaatgatATTCATATTATGGGGTGATTCTATGCTGCCCAAATCAATGGTGTATGATGCGATTATCACAAAATGACTGCCCGGGGATGGGTAAATTCTCGAGCGGAAAAGATAGGTGAAGATACAAAATATATGAATATCTTATCCGTTTGGAGACGAAGTTCTACCAATATTTTTTAGAGAGTGAGTCCCTTCTCTACCTTGCCCCCCAGGATGGGGTTTTATACTCGCCCACCCGGGTCCTCAATGATTACTGGGTATGGCCTTACTGACAACTTTTAGGGTGATAAGATGGTTATCACGTGT comes from the Henckelia pumila isolate YLH828 chromosome 1, ASM3356847v2, whole genome shotgun sequence genome and includes:
- the LOC140876028 gene encoding uncharacterized protein, which produces MTSRFSSEKFGVSNLWKGLLILGVTLYFISMFITNQNPAGCPSSEYLLSYFKQEPHVKNEKPFARPPLVSNSSTTSDQEKLININIESPTGLKHIVFGLLGSENAWHWRKPYIESWWRPNITRGFLFLDKPPTGELLPWSEASPPYKVSDDLTTFLAETRARAPIMIRMVHGIMEVLREVEIKSDIHGDDQIRWVVMGDDDSIFFVDNLVGVLGEHDHSRYYYLGGQSEFVMSNYWFQFNQAFGGAGIILSYPLAKALAKDMESCLRRYAHLISADLITMACVGDIGVNLSPNKGIHQIDLRGDLSGFLSSHPKFPIISLHHLDHVDPIFPNKDRFESTRHLMKAADTDQSRLVQQTICYDRNKEWSFSVAWGYSAQIYERIMPRSYIQNPLETFRPWHGDPRPPPLYMFNTRLPSNDPCETPHAFFMQDVNKSPSGTRTVYSRAGPRGLGPCGLTGNRSADYVTEIHVLSPATKRPQMDRCECCDIIGVQGTKAELKFRECMIDEVIA